GGCTGACCCCTCCCGCCGGGCGCCGGCCTGGAGCGCCCTGCGGGGTACCCTTCGCCGCCATGGCGTACGCGGATGACAATGAAAGAGTCGCGGCGGTGAAGGCGGCCGAGACGGCGTTGCTCGCCCAGATCACCGGCTGGGCGGAGAACGCTGGCAGCCCAGGTCGCTGCTGCAGCTGGCCGAGGCCTACGCCTGGGTGGTCAACCCGGGCCAGGCCCACGGCGTGGCGGCGACGGCCCCTGACTGAGCTGCCGGCCTCACTCGCCGGTGAGCTCGTCCCGCTTGACCTTCCCCAGGGCGTTTCGCGGCAGGGACTCGACGAAACGGACCAGTCGGGGCCGCTTGAACGGGGCGAGGTGCTCGGCGGCCAGCTCGAGGACCTCGTCGGTGCCGGGCCGGGGGTGACCGGCCACGACGTAGGCGGTCACGACCTCGCCCCATTCTTCCGACGGCGTGCCGACGACAGCGGCCTCGGCGACTCCCGGGTGCGAGAGGAGCACCTCCTCGACCTCGCGGGGGTAGACGTTGAAGCCGCCGGTGATGATCAGCTCCCGGCTCCGCCCGACGACCCGGAGGTAGCCCGCCTCGTCGAGCTCGCCGACGTCGCCGGTGTGGAACCAGCCGTCCTCGTCGAACACGGCGGCGGTCGCCGCCTCGGCCCGCCAGTAGCCGCTGAAGACGTTGGGCCCCCTGATCAGGATCTCTCCCCGCGGCCGACCCGCCAGGCGCATCTCGACGCCGGGAAGGGGCAGCCCAACGGTGCCCGGACGGCGGTCGCCCTCGTAGGGATTGGAGACGTTCATGAGGGTCTCGGTCATGCCGTAGCGTTCGAGTATTCGCAGCCCCGAGCCCGCCGCCACACGTCCGAAGACCGTGGGCGACAGGGGCGCCGAGCCCGACACGCACAGCCGCAGCCGCCCCAGCTCGACGACTCGTGTCGAGGCGGCGAGCCGGGTGTACATGGTCGGTACACCGAAGAACAGCGTGGCCTGGTGGCGGAGGCTGGCATCGAGCACGGTGTCGACGTCGAAGCGGGGGAGGAGAACCGCCGAGGCGCCGGCCAGGAGGGTCCCATGGAGCCCCACGCCGAGCCCGTGCAGGTGGAAGAGGGGGAGGGCCAGGACGAGGCGATCGTGCTCGGTCCACCGCCACGCCAGGCGCAGCCCTTCGGCGCTGGCCAGGAGGTTGCCATGGCGGAGGAGGGCGCCTTTCGGCGCACCGGTGGTGCCCGAGGTGTAGCAGACGAGGGCAGGGTCGTCGGGGCCGACGGCGTCCAGATCGGGGACGGGACCGTCAGGCAGATCGACTTCGGGGGCGACCACCGTCACGTCGCCCGCCGCCTGGCGGATCCATGCGGCCCGCTCGGGGTCGTCGACGACCGCGCCCCGCGGTGCGGCATCGAGCGCGATGTGGGCGATCTCGCGCTCGCGGTAGGCCGTGTTGAGCGGGACCACGGCCGCGCCGAGCCGGAGGGCACCGACGTAGGCCTCGACGAGGGCCGTCGAGGCCGGCGCGCTCAGGAGGACGCGGTCACCGGGGCGGAGGCCGGCC
The window above is part of the Acidimicrobiales bacterium genome. Proteins encoded here:
- a CDS encoding acyl-CoA synthetase, whose protein sequence is MEHPVADPGLPPWAAHLPTGLDPTKVDLLEERSLVRAWTRRWVEDPERPTLWDEQRGWRTAGQLERSSRLVAARLHRAGLRPGDRVLLSAPASTALVEAYVGALRLGAAVVPLNTAYREREIAHIALDAAPRGAVVDDPERAAWIRQAAGDVTVVAPEVDLPDGPVPDLDAVGPDDPALVCYTSGTTGAPKGALLRHGNLLASAEGLRLAWRWTEHDRLVLALPLFHLHGLGVGLHGTLLAGASAVLLPRFDVDTVLDASLRHQATLFFGVPTMYTRLAASTRVVELGRLRLCVSGSAPLSPTVFGRVAAGSGLRILERYGMTETLMNVSNPYEGDRRPGTVGLPLPGVEMRLAGRPRGEILIRGPNVFSGYWRAEAATAAVFDEDGWFHTGDVGELDEAGYLRVVGRSRELIITGGFNVYPREVEEVLLSHPGVAEAAVVGTPSEEWGEVVTAYVVAGHPRPGTDEVLELAAEHLAPFKRPRLVRFVESLPRNALGKVKRDELTGE